From Aquarana catesbeiana isolate 2022-GZ linkage group LG05, ASM4218655v1, whole genome shotgun sequence:
aaaatgcacatataatctatcTTAAAGTTTGTTGTTGCAATGAATGGTCcacagacaggttctctttaaatgacAGCATACAATGATCCTCAATTAACTCTAGCCATACACACACTTTAATTACTCTCAATCAACCCCATGGGAGGGTTGAATGAGAGAAATCAGTAACTGcgccatccacactaaacagcatggatgggggAATTTCCCTCTGCTGGCTCTTGTATTCTGATGGCTGACACCATCTGCTGTTAAAATACCTGAAGAGTCACTGCATATgactggatgcagtcactgttcggtcATGAATTTTCAGCCAAAATTTTCAGTTGAAGTTTGTCAACTTGAGTGGTGCTGACAGACATCCAAGGGTTGAATTTTGGCCGATTTAACAGGAATTATTTGCTAGTATTGAAAGCAATGGTTTGAAAATAAAAGCTCTAGAACCTTACCCCTGGAAGATTTTGAAGTGAAAGATCTTCATTACAATCTTCAGAAATGAAACTGATCTCTACTTTTGATCTTCTCACACTAGTCTCCAATCTGTTAAACTCTTCAACAAATATCCGCTTAGTCCTCTTACATTCTTGAAGTTCAGCTTGTGAGCTCTGGTACATGTTTAGCAGTAGTGCATAGATCACTTCACGAATAGGCTGTGTTACTGAGTGGGCAGACATCCTCCTAAAGTCCTCAACCTGTGCATGAAGAAATACTCTCCTTAGTACCAAAGCATCGCTCAGCAATGGAGAGAGAGATCCTTTTGCTAAAGCGTTTTGAACCCAATCTGGTAAGTTTAGCTGCACTGCAGTGGGAGAGACATACAAACCTCCATGAAAAAATGGTTCAAGGTTGACCGTTTCATTAAGGTTATATTCTTCCATGGCTGAATAAAGGAGCTGTCTGGCTGACTCCCGATCCTTCAGGTTAAGATACTTCAGCACATTCTCCATGGCTTCCTCTACATCTGCAAATCTAGACAGCCAATGTAACAGGCCTTGAATCTGAACATGTTTCCGGCCACTGTGACTCACATTTCCTATCGGAAAATGAACCCTACTAAAAAAGGTCTCTAAAGCCCGTAGGCTGATGTAGTCATTGCCAGTGAGAACTGCAAAAAGAGGCAACAAAGACATATTCAAGTTGTTAAAATAATTGCACAATCTCTGTGCTGAGAAACTGTGTGCTGGTATATAACAGTCTTGGCTTTCTTTTATGGTGCCAATATTTTTCCATTGAAAGGAGTTAAGGGGACAATAGCCAGCCTTTATTTCAAAGATACAGAAATCGCTGTCAAAGGTCAGCACGGGGCAGTTCCACAGATTGGCTAATGCAACTATTTCTTTATCGGCTTCTGCGAAACACTGGACAAATGGCACATTCATCTTTTTCAAGACCTGCAGAAATACCTCCCTTATCAGAAGAGGAAGCACGCTGCCGCCTTTTCCGGTGGACAGGTTCGCTGCCATCCTGATTTTTTCCTTGAAACGTTCCTTTTGGGTTTCCAGTTTTTTATCTGATATATCACAGCCTCCATCAAACACAACATAAGCTTCTATATTGCAAACTGCCAAACTTTCAAAGAATTTATTAAGGATGTCTGTAAATGCAGCATAGTCTCCACCATGCACAAGGTCCAAACCAGAATCGAAGTATAACTTGTGGTACAAATTGTTTCCATCAATAATTAGTTTGGTGTTTCTCATCTGCACATTGTTGCAGAAGTTTCTGTTTGACCCCACAAAGCTCATTAATCCCTGAATTCCCATTCTGACAAGTATGATGGGCAGATCTGTAACACAGAATAATGCAGCTTATTAACAACACATACATAGATGTTTCCATAT
This genomic window contains:
- the ASTE1 gene encoding single-strand DNA endonuclease ASTE1, encoding MGIQGLMSFVGSNRNFCNNVQMRNTKLIIDGNNLYHKLYFDSGLDLVHGGDYAAFTDILNKFFESLAVCNIEAYVVFDGGCDISDKKLETQKERFKEKIRMAANLSTGKGGSVLPLLIREVFLQVLKKMNVPFVQCFAEADKEIVALANLWNCPVLTFDSDFCIFEIKAGYCPLNSFQWKNIGTIKESQDCYIPAHSFSAQRLCNYFNNLNMSLLPLFAVLTGNDYISLRALETFFSRVHFPIGNVSHSGRKHVQIQGLLHWLSRFADVEEAMENVLKYLNLKDRESARQLLYSAMEEYNLNETVNLEPFFHGGLYVSPTAVQLNLPDWVQNALAKGSLSPLLSDALVLRRVFLHAQVEDFRRMSAHSVTQPIREVIYALLLNMYQSSQAELQECKRTKRIFVEEFNRLETSVRRSKVEISFISEDCNEDLSLQNLPGLSSATSLKLLLRTIEVKMTDLKSVPPAHHLTLATLCYWIQHADPKVKVHHFKAVLIGIVYGEINGNLNRPEFQGDGPQAVCEQMKQIKSEGAQHRKLNLEDLHILCQWQCCLQMVLSLNHLLCTPLLVPDLTRLYNGSLVYCLVQKLKTLSIAEDIFKPCPPLEILYRDCFGAVMSAVPQDCFQSRSKSASKKSKKNSKSGKTSANMPNKTENPPQSNISNRFAALYLED